The proteins below are encoded in one region of Vulpes lagopus strain Blue_001 chromosome 10, ASM1834538v1, whole genome shotgun sequence:
- the RNF26 gene encoding E3 ubiquitin-protein ligase RNF26, producing the protein MEAVYLIVNGVGLVLDLLTLVLDLNFLLVSSLLASLAWLLAFIYNLPHTVLTSLLHLGRGVLLSLLALIEALVRFTFGGLQALCTLLYSCYSGLESLKLLGHLASHGALRSREILHRGVLNVVSSGHALLRQACDICAIAMSLVAYVINSLVNICLIGTQNLFSLMLVLWDAVMGPLWRMTDVVAAFLAHISSSAVAMAILLWTPCQLALELLASAARLLTNFVLVNVTGLVLLACVLAVMVTVLHPDLTLRLATRALSQLHARPSYHRLREDVVRLSRLALDLEAWRRVWSRSLQLATWPNRGGAPGAPQGGPRRVPSARTWRQDTLPEAGPRSEAEEEEEVRMARATAARGRERLNEEESVAGQDPWKLLKEQEERKKCVICQDQSKTVLLLPCRHLCLCQACTEILMRHPVYHRNCPLCRRGILQTLNVYL; encoded by the coding sequence ATGGAGGCTGTGTACCTGATAGTGAATGGGGTGGGCCTTGTGCTGGACCTGCTGACCTTGGTGTTGGACCTCAACTTCCTGCTGGTGTCCTCCCTCCTGGCTTCCCTGGCCTGGCTGCTGGCCTTCATCTACAACCTGCCACACACGGTACTGACTAGTCTTTTGCACTTGGGCCGCGGAGTCCTGCTTTCGTTGCTGGCCTTGATCGAAGCCTTGGTCCGTTTCACCTTTGGGGGCTTGCAGGCCTTGTGTACTTTGCTGTACAGCTGCTACTCTGGCCTGGAGAGCTTAAagctcctggggcacctggcctCTCACGGGGCACTGAGGAGCCGGGAGATCCTGCACCGGGGGGTGCTCAATGTGGTCTCTAGTGGTCATGCTTTGCTGCGCCAGGCCTGTGACATCTGTGCCATTGCCATGAGCCTGGTGGCCTATGTGATCAACAGCCTGGTCAACATCTGCCTCATAGGCACTCAGAACCTTTTCTCCCTAATGCTGGTCCTGTGGGATGCAGTGATGGGGCCGCTGTGGAGGATGACAGACGTTGTAGCTGCCTTCCTAGCCCACATTTCCAGCAGTGCCGTGGCCATGGCCATCCTCCTCTGGACCCCCTGCCAGCTAGCACTGGAGCTCCTAGCGTCAGCTGCCCGCCTCTTGACCAACTTCGTGCTCGTCAATGTCACCGGCCTGGTGCTGCTGGCTTGCGTGCTGGCAGTGATGGTGACCGTGTTGCACCCGGACCTCACCCTGAGACTGGCCACCCGGGCACTCAGTCAGCTCCATGCCCGGCCATCTTATCACCGGCTCCGAGAGGATGTCGTGCGGCTATCTCGCCTAGCCCTGGACTTGGAGGCCTGGCGTCGAGTCTGGAGCCGCAGCCTGCAGCTGGCCACCTGGCCAAAccggggaggggcgcctggggccCCTCAGGGTGGCCCTAGGAGGGTGCCCTCAGCCAGGACCTGGCGACAGGACACTCTTCCTGAAGCAGGGCCCAGAtcagaggcagaagaggaggaagaggtcaGGATGGCCAGAGCAACAGCTGCCCGTGGCCGGGAGAGGCTCAACGAGGAGGAGTCTGTAGCTGGGCAAGACCCGTGGAAGTTGCTCAAGGAGCAAGAGGAGCGGAAAAAGTGTGTCATCTGCCAGGACCAGAGCAAGACGGTGCTGCTTCTGCCCTGCCGGCACCTGTGCCTGTGCCAGGCTTGCACTGAGATCCTGATGCGTCACCCCGTCTACCACCGCAACTGCCCACTCTGCCGCCGGGGCATTCTGCAGACCCTCAATGTCTACCTCTGA
- the LOC121499263 gene encoding membrane frizzled-related protein yields MKECSDVVLCVEATGLSKTEFCNPAFEPESGPPCPPAAFREDASRGVPAPWHGRRPRGLQPDCHFSWLCVLLLASLLLLLLGLLVAIILGQFRATALSGASSHPLPAEGLTPSMTTNPTAPSTTTISPVSGDPKGQLEEAGMSPSPPPTCGGLLPGPRGFFSSPNYPDPYPPNAHCVWHIQVATDQAIQLKIEALSMESVASCLFDRLEISPEPEGPLLRVCGRVPPPTLNTNASHLRVAFVSDSSVEGSGFHAWYQAVTPGNGSCAEDEFPCDQLVCLLPDSVCDGFANCADGSDETNCSAKFLGCGGNLTGLQGTFSAPGYLQRYPHQQLCTWHISVPAGHGLGLQFHNFSLEAQDECKLDYVAVYETSDSGALGLLGRFCGAEPPPRLISSHQHLVVLFRTDRGISSGGFSATYQALNATENPCGPGEFSCHDGGCKSLQWTCDTWRHCTDSSDDSCSSPLFPPPELACEPVQVEMCTGLSYNTTAFPNVWVGMATQEEVVEILRGYKSLTSLPCYQNFRRLLCGLLVPHCTPTGSVLPPCRSVCQEAERQCQSGLALLGTPWPFNCNRLPEAAGLEACAQP; encoded by the exons ATGAAGGAATGCTCAGATGTCGTCCTGTGTGTGGAGGCGACAGGGCTGAGCAAG ACTGAGTTCTGCAATCCTGCTTTTGAGCCTGAATCAGGGCCACCGTGCCCTCCAGCAGCCTTCCGGGAGGATGCCAGCCGCGGCGTCCCAGCTCCCTGGCACG GTCGACGCCCCCGAGGGCTGCAGCCAGACTGCCACTTCTCCTGGCTGTGCGTCCTCCTGCTGGCCAGCCTACTCCTCCTGCTGCTCGGGCTGCTGGTGGCCATCATCCTAGGCC AGTTTCGGGCTACAGCCCTGTCCGGGGCCTCCTCTCACCCACTGCCTGCCGAAGGCCTGACACCCAGCATGACCACCAACCCCACTGCTCCCTCCACCACTACCATCTCTCCGGTATCTGGGGACCCTAAAGGACAGCTGGAGGAGGCAGGCATGAGCCCCTCGCCCCCGCCCA CCTGTGGGGGCCTCCTTCCTGGCCCGAGGGGCTTCTTCAGCAGCCCCAACTACCCAGACCCTTACCCACCCAACGCCCACTGCGTGTGGCACATCCAGGTGGCCACAGACCAAGCCATACAGCTCAAGATCGAAGCGCTCAGCATGGAGAGCGTGGCCTCCTGTCTTTTTGATCGCTTGGAAATCTCCCCTGAGCCTGAAGGACCCCTCCTCAG AGTGTGTGGGAGGGTGCCTCCCCCAACACTCAACACCAACGCCAGCCACCTCCGGGTGGCCTTCGTCTCTGACAGCAGCGTGGAAGGATCTGGTTTCCATGCCTGGTACCAGGCTGTGACTCCTGGGAATG GGAGCTGTGCTGAGGACGAGTTCCCCTGTGACCAGCTCGTCTGCCTGCTGCCTGACTCAGTGTGCGATGGTTTTGCCAACTGCGCTGATGGCAGTGATGAGACCAACTGCAGTGCCAAGTTCTTGG ggtgtggggggaatcTGACCGGGCTCCAGGGTACTTTCTCTGCTCCTGGCTACCTGCAGCGGTACCCTCACCAACAG ctctgcaCCTGGCACATCTCGGTGCCTGCGGGACACGGCCTGGGACTGCAATTCCACAACTTCAGCCTGGAAGCCCAGGACGAGTGCAAGCTGGACTACGTGGCCGTGTACGAGACCAGCGACTCAGGGGCCCTTGGCCTCCTGGGCAG GTTCTGCGGAGCGGAGCCACCACCTCGCCTCATCTCCTCACACCAGCACCTGGTGGTGCTCTTTAGGACGGACCGTGGCATCAGCAGTGGGGGCTTCTCTGCCACCTACCAGGCCCTCAATGCCACAGAGA ATCCCTGTGGGCCGGGAGAGTTCTCCTGCCATGATGGAGGATGTAAGAGTCTGCAGTGGACGTGTGACACATGGAGACACTGCACAGACAGCAGTGATGACAGTTGCAGCAGCCCCTTGTTCCCACCTCCAG AGCTGGCCTGTGAGCCTGTCCAGGTGGAGATGTGCACCGGCCTGAGCTACAACACCACGGCCTTCCCTAACGTCTGGGTGGGCATGGCCAcccaggaggaggtggtggagatCCTCAGAGGTTACAAG AGCCTGACAAGTCTGCCCTGCTACCAGAACTTCCGGAGGCTCCTCTGCGGGCTGCTTGTGCCCCACTGCACCCCCACAGGCAGCGTCCTGCCCCCCTGCCGCTCTGTCTGCCAGGAGGCGGAGCGCCAGTGCCAGTCTGGCCTGGCTCTACTGGGTACCCCCTGGCCTTTCAACTGCAACAGGCTACCTGAGGCGGCTGGCCTGGAGGCTTGTGCCCAACCCTGA
- the C1QTNF5 gene encoding complement C1q tumor necrosis factor-related protein 5, which produces MRPLVALLLLGLAAGSPPLDDNKIPSLCPGHPGLPGTPGHHGSQGLPGRDGRDGRDGAPGAPGEKGEGGRPGLPGPRGEPGPRGEAGPAGATGPAGECSVPPRSAFSAKRSESRVPPPSDAPLPFDRVLVNEQGHYDAATGKFTCQVPGVYYFAVHATVYRASLQFDLVKNGESIASFFQFFGGWPKPASLSGGAMVRLEPEDQVWVQVGVGDYIGIYASIKTDSTFSGFLVYSDWHNSPVFA; this is translated from the exons ATGAGGCCGCTCGTCGCCCTGCTGCTCCTGGGCCTGGCGGCCGGCTCGCCCCCGCTGGACGACAACAAGATCCCCAGCCTGTGCCCGGGGCACCCCGGGCTTCCCGGCACGCCGGGCCACCACGGCAGCCAGGGCCTGCCCGGCAGGGACGGCCGCGACGGCCGCGACGGCGCGCCCGGGGCTCCGGGAGAGAAAGGCGAGGGCGGGAGGCCGG gactgccggggccgcggggggagcCCGGGCCGAGAGGAGAggcggggcccgcgggggccACCGGGCCGGCCGGCGAGTGCTCCGTGCCCCCGCGCTCCGCCTTCAGCGCCAAGCGCTCCGAGAGCCGGGTGCCTCCGCCGTCCGACGCGCCCCTGCCCTTCGACCGCGTGCTGGTGAACGAGCAGGGACACTACGACGCCGCCACCGGCAAGTTCACCTGCCAGGTGCCCGGGGTCTACTACTTCGCGGTCCACGCCACCGTCTACCGGGCTAGCCTGCAGTTCGATCTGGTCAAGAATGGCGAGTCCATCGCctctttcttccagttttttggggggtggcCCAAACCAGCCTCGCTGTCAGGGGGCGCCATGGTGAGGCTGGAGCCAGAGGACCAGGTGTGGGTGCAGGTGGGCGTGGGCGATTACATCGGCATCTATGCCAGCATCAAGACAGACAGCACCTTCTCGGGATTTCTGGTGTATTCTGACTGGCACAACTCCCCTGTCTTTGCTTGA